Genomic window (Trueperaceae bacterium):
ACGCGCGGCGCATCGTTTCGGGGTGCGGCAGCGTCAGCGTGGGGGACGCCCGCACCACGCCGCCGTACGCGATCAGGTCGAGGTCCAACGTCCGCGCGTCGTGCCGCACGCGCCGCTCCCGTCCGAAGCGCACCTCGATCGCCAGCAACCCCGCCAGCGCCGCCTCCGGCGTCGCGGCCCCCGGCCCGGCACGCAGGCGCACGACGGCGTTGAGGTAGTCCGGTTGGTCGGGCGGCCCCCCGACCGGCGTCGTGCGGTAGATCCGCGAACGAGCCTCGACGCCCCCGAGCGCCGCGAGCGCCTCCGCGGCGCGCGGAAGCGTCCGCGCCGGGTCACCCAGGTTCGCCCCGAGCGCGACGACGAGGTCCGCGCCCTCAGCCACCGCACCCTCGGCGGGCGCGCAGGCGTTCAGCGGCGACGGTGCACCTCCGCCGTCACGTCCCCCACCACGCCGGGCAACGGCGCATCGGGCTTGTGGACCCGCACCCGCACGTCGTCGACGCGCGGGTGCTCCACCAGCACGCGGGCCGCGATGCGCTCCGCGAGCGTCTCGATGAGGGCGTAGCGTTCGCCCTCCGTCTCGCGCCGGACCGTGGCCTGCAGCGCCGCGTAATCGACGGTCGCGTCGAGTTCGTCGCGGCCCGGGAAGGCGACCCCGACCTCGAGATCGACGTCGAACCGCGCCCCGGTCTCCGCCTCCTCGGGGAACACGCCGTGGCGCCCGTGAAAGCGCATCCCGTGCAGCGTCACGCGCCCCGCCCCGCCCGCCGCCCAGCGGGCGGCGTCGAGCGCGGCGGCGACCGCCAGCGCCTGCCGGGCGCCCGGCACGTCGTGCACCCGCACCAGCGCCGCTCCGAGCTGCGCTGCGCCCGCGTGCACCACGTGACTTCCAGGGTCGCGATCGGCGGGGTCCGGCACGTCCGCCAGCCGGCCGATCGTCCCCTTGCGCGACGCCCCCATCAGGACCGGCGCCCCGAGCGCCGCGAAGCGCGGCAGGGCCGCGAACAACGCGAGGTTGTCGGCGTCGCGCTTCCCGAACCCCCAGCCGGGATCGAGGACGACGTCGGGCACGCCGTCGGCGAGGGCGACGTCGCGCGCCGCGCGGAGGAACGCCTCGACCTCGGCGACGACGTCGTCGTACGCCGGGGCGTCCTGCATCGTGCGCGGCTCGCCGCGCATGTGCATCGCGACGGCGGGCACGCCGGCGTCGGCGCAGGCGGCCCGCATCGCCGGGTCGCGGAGCCCCCCGACGTCGTTCACCAGGTGCGCACCGGCGTCGAGCGCGACGCGGGCCACCTCCGCATGCCGGGTGTCGATGCTCACCAGACCCTCCCGCGTCGCGGCGAGC
Coding sequences:
- the folP gene encoding dihydropteroate synthase, producing PPGPHPAPNEASPEDAPLHVLRARRALPGAERDGDGWRLAWRGARLMAVVNVTPDSFSDGGRHDAPDAAVAAGRRAWRDGAWIVDVGGESTRPGAAPVDPAEEIRRVAPVVEALAATREGLVSIDTRHAEVARVALDAGAHLVNDVGGLRDPAMRAACADAGVPAVAMHMRGEPRTMQDAPAYDDVVAEVEAFLRAARDVALADGVPDVVLDPGWGFGKRDADNLALFAALPRFAALGAPVLMGASRKGTIGRLADVPDPADRDPGSHVVHAGAAQLGAALVRVHDVPGARQALAVAAALDAARWAAGGAGRVTLHGMRFHGRHGVFPEEAETGARFDVDLEVGVAFPGRDELDATVDYAALQATVRRETEGERYALIETLAERIAARVLVEHPRVDDVRVRVHKPDAPLPGVVGDVTAEVHRRR
- the folK gene encoding 2-amino-4-hydroxy-6-hydroxymethyldihydropteridine diphosphokinase encodes the protein MAEGADLVVALGANLGDPARTLPRAAEALAALGGVEARSRIYRTTPVGGPPDQPDYLNAVVRLRAGPGAATPEAALAGLLAIEVRFGRERRVRHDARTLDLDLIAYGGVVRASPTLTLPHPETMRRAFVLVPLLDVAPDWRDPRSGVRAADAVAALDRSGVTASGVAWGPG